A genomic window from Pseudogulbenkiania sp. MAI-1 includes:
- a CDS encoding SDR family oxidoreductase — protein sequence MMTTEPNNASLAGRVILVTGATQGIGREVALHYARYGATVVLLARSVKRLEAVYDEIVALGAPEPVAIPLDLLTATDDQFNNLAFQIKQTTGRLDGIVHCASHFYALSPLSNQSVDEWMNQYRINTVAPFALTRACLPLLTAAPDAAVLFVGESHGVKPGAYWGGFGASKAGLHYLTAVAASEWDVYPNLRVNLLIPGPVNAPQRNRTHPGEAKTERAEIAALLPHFLYWISEASQGQSGQVIELDLRPQLAS from the coding sequence ATGATGACAACTGAACCGAACAACGCAAGTCTGGCCGGCCGGGTGATCCTGGTGACCGGCGCCACTCAGGGGATAGGCCGCGAGGTGGCGCTGCATTACGCCCGCTACGGCGCCACCGTGGTGCTGCTGGCGCGCAGCGTGAAGCGCCTGGAAGCCGTGTACGACGAGATTGTGGCCTTGGGAGCGCCCGAGCCGGTGGCCATTCCGCTCGACCTGTTGACCGCCACCGACGATCAGTTCAACAACCTGGCCTTTCAGATCAAGCAGACTACCGGCCGACTCGACGGCATCGTCCACTGTGCCTCGCATTTCTACGCGCTGTCGCCGCTCTCCAACCAGTCGGTGGACGAGTGGATGAACCAGTACCGCATCAATACCGTGGCCCCGTTTGCGCTGACCCGTGCCTGCCTGCCGCTGTTGACCGCCGCCCCGGATGCCGCGGTGCTGTTCGTCGGCGAAAGCCACGGCGTCAAGCCGGGGGCCTACTGGGGCGGTTTCGGCGCTTCCAAGGCCGGTCTGCATTACCTGACCGCGGTGGCCGCCAGCGAGTGGGACGTCTACCCCAACCTGCGCGTCAACCTGCTGATTCCCGGCCCGGTCAACGCGCCACAGCGCAACCGCACCCACCCGGGCGAGGCCAAGACCGAGCGCGCCGAGATCGCCGCCCTGCTGCCGCACTTCCTGTACTGGATCAGCGAGGCCAGCCAGGGGCAAAGCGGGCAGGTCATCGAACTGGACCTGCGCCCGCAACTCGCCTCCTAA
- the hpnD gene encoding presqualene diphosphate synthase HpnD, with protein sequence MTPDQYCQDKAAASGSSFYYSFRFLPEARRRAITALYAFCREVDDVVDECHDEGVARSKLAWWRAELTRLYAGEPQHPVTQALLPHVAAYELPQKLLAEIIDGMEMDLDYARYDRFADLLLYCHRAAGVVGQLSARIFGYTDSHTLQYAHELGVAFQLTNIIRDVGEDARRGRIYLPVEELRRFNVPASDIQNYRETEAFRQLMDFQIERAEQYYRQAWEQLPKSDVKAQRPGLLMAAIYRATLAEIKLDGPQKVLNQRLSLTPIRKLWLAWKTWVFGYQP encoded by the coding sequence GTGACGCCCGACCAATACTGCCAAGACAAGGCCGCGGCCAGCGGCTCCAGCTTCTACTACAGCTTCCGCTTCCTGCCGGAGGCGCGGCGGCGCGCGATCACCGCGCTGTACGCCTTCTGCCGCGAAGTGGACGACGTGGTCGACGAATGCCACGACGAGGGCGTGGCGCGCAGCAAGCTGGCCTGGTGGCGCGCCGAACTGACCCGGCTCTACGCCGGCGAGCCCCAGCACCCGGTGACGCAGGCCCTGCTGCCGCACGTGGCGGCCTACGAGCTGCCGCAGAAGCTGCTGGCAGAGATCATCGACGGCATGGAGATGGATCTCGACTACGCCCGCTACGACCGCTTCGCCGACCTCCTGCTGTACTGCCATCGCGCCGCCGGCGTGGTGGGGCAGTTGTCGGCCCGGATTTTCGGCTACACCGACAGCCACACGCTGCAGTACGCACACGAGCTGGGCGTGGCGTTCCAGCTCACCAACATCATCCGCGACGTCGGCGAGGACGCCCGGCGCGGCCGTATCTACCTGCCGGTGGAAGAACTGCGTCGCTTCAACGTGCCGGCGTCGGACATCCAGAACTACCGGGAAACCGAGGCGTTCCGCCAGTTGATGGATTTCCAGATCGAGCGCGCCGAGCAGTATTACCGCCAGGCCTGGGAACAGTTGCCCAAGAGCGACGTCAAGGCGCAGCGCCCCGGCCTGCTGATGGCGGCGATCTACCGCGCCACCCTGGCCGAAATCAAGCTCGACGGCCCGCAGAAGGTGCTGAACCAGCGCCTGTCGCTGACCCCGATCCGCAAGCTGTGGCTGGCGTGGAAAACCTGGGTGTTCGGCTACCAGCCGTGA
- the hpnE gene encoding hydroxysqualene dehydroxylase HpnE, producing the protein MSRPRVAVIGAGWAGLAAAVELAGFAELTLFEAGREPGGRARRVREAELALDNGQHILIGAYRECLRLMARVGVDPDAVLLRQPMNWHRHGGLRLHCPPLPAPLHVAWGLLAARGIGWRDKWRLSRALETLKRQGWRLAEDCTVADWLAVHDQSTALVGGFWRPLVLSALNTPLADASMQILANVLKDSLGAARADSDLLLPRHDLSALFPQPAWHWLAGQGAQLRAGCRVRDVAFADGAAWVDGERFDAAIVAVAPHHAGALLDDAALRQRLQLLRYRPICTVYLRFGQSLRLPRVMTGFAGGTADWLFDREALSGERGLVAAVISAPDEAILALPPAQLVARVLDDLRRLQPTLPEPLWSRVLVERRATFAAVAGLARPGTRIGVQCGYLAGDWVDSPYPATLEAAVQSGVNAAHVFKQDWMKQKN; encoded by the coding sequence GTGAGCCGCCCGCGTGTTGCCGTCATCGGCGCCGGCTGGGCCGGGCTCGCCGCCGCCGTCGAACTCGCCGGCTTTGCCGAGCTGACGCTGTTCGAGGCCGGGCGCGAACCCGGTGGCCGGGCGCGGCGGGTGCGCGAGGCCGAACTGGCGCTCGACAACGGCCAGCACATCCTGATCGGCGCCTACCGCGAGTGCCTGCGGCTGATGGCGCGGGTCGGCGTCGATCCCGACGCGGTGCTGCTACGCCAGCCGATGAACTGGCACCGGCACGGCGGCCTGCGCCTGCACTGCCCGCCGCTGCCGGCGCCGCTGCACGTGGCGTGGGGGCTGCTCGCGGCGCGCGGCATCGGCTGGCGCGACAAGTGGCGCCTGAGCCGGGCGTTGGAAACCCTCAAACGGCAGGGCTGGCGACTGGCCGAAGACTGCACGGTGGCCGACTGGCTGGCGGTACACGATCAAAGTACGGCGCTGGTGGGCGGCTTCTGGCGTCCGCTGGTGCTATCGGCCCTGAACACGCCGTTGGCCGACGCCTCGATGCAGATCCTGGCCAACGTGCTGAAGGACAGCCTCGGCGCGGCCCGTGCCGACAGCGACCTGCTGCTGCCGCGGCACGACCTGTCGGCGCTGTTCCCGCAGCCGGCCTGGCACTGGCTGGCCGGGCAGGGCGCACAACTGCGGGCGGGCTGCCGGGTGCGGGACGTGGCGTTTGCCGACGGCGCGGCGTGGGTGGATGGCGAGCGCTTCGACGCCGCCATCGTGGCGGTGGCGCCGCACCATGCCGGCGCGCTGCTGGACGACGCGGCGCTGAGGCAGCGGCTTCAGCTTTTGCGCTACCGGCCGATATGCACGGTATACCTGCGCTTCGGCCAATCGCTGCGCCTGCCGCGCGTGATGACCGGCTTCGCCGGCGGCACCGCCGACTGGCTGTTCGACCGCGAGGCGCTGAGCGGCGAGCGCGGCCTGGTGGCGGCGGTGATCAGCGCGCCGGACGAGGCCATCCTGGCGTTGCCGCCGGCTCAGTTGGTGGCGCGGGTGCTGGACGACCTGCGGCGGCTGCAGCCGACATTGCCCGAGCCGCTGTGGTCGCGCGTGCTGGTGGAGAGGCGCGCTACCTTTGCCGCCGTGGCCGGACTGGCGCGCCCCGGGACGCGCATCGGCGTACAATGCGGCTATCTGGCCGGCGACTGGGTGGATTCGCCCTATCCGGCCACGCTGGAAGCCGCCGTGCAGAGCGGGGTCAACGCCGCGCACGTGTTCAAGCAGGATTGGATGAAACAGAAAAACTGA
- a CDS encoding EAL domain-containing protein, with translation MLAIPGLRIHEKLYDSPSTLVYRARREEDGSPVILKILKEDFPHPAEITRYKREYEITHRLDLKQVIHSYQLEYLRNTPLIVLEDIGGISLQQLMASRDLPLNERLELAIAIAEGLAEIHAAHIIHKDISPFNIVVNPETGELKIIDFGISSVLSRENPSLRNPEVLEGTLAYLSPEQTGRMNRAVDFRSDFYSFGATLYELFTGEPPFTGSDPLELVHRHLTQAPVPMHELDARIPPALSAIVAKLLAKTAEERYQSAWGIKADLETCLDEWRRHGRIESFPLARQDVPSHFQLPQKLYGREQEVALLLEAFEGVSKGARQLVLVGGYSGIGKTCLVRELFKPLTKSRGYLISGKFDQFQRNIPYSALVNACQELVRQLLTENEARLQHWRAELAAALGRNGQLIVDVIPEAGLILGPQPAVPELPPREARNRFNLVFQAFIRVFYREEHPLVIFLDDLQWADAATLSLLEALLGDEGARYLLLIGAYRDNEVGSGHPLALALNSLGRQGAPIRHIMLSPMTLAHTTRLVADTLYRDEASVLPLARLVQGKTGGNPFFLGQFLTMLYQEGLIRFGVGDGESSRPCWQWDMERIAEANFTDNVVDLMIGKLRKLPVPTIEVLRLAACLGDHFDLPSLAIISEQAVLPTYQQLFPAIAEGMVLPASSLELLEAGRADAPLIHFHCRFLHDRVQQAAYALIEEELRPVLHLKIGRLLLASAGEMELAQKLFELVDHLNLGRALITSSEERIELARLNLEAARKARLSAAYDAARSYLQLAMSVFSGDWERHYALTLALHKESAEAEYLNGNYERAEWLINEVWEQAQLLDRAGVYAQLVTQRTMLGKNEDAIMAAAKALQLLGMGFPAEDDLAGALERELADIEQGLQGRPVESLLDLPAMQEPTIQVAMKVLMTVHTTVYFANRYQLYCWVLARMTSLSIRYGNVPESAKGYASFGNTLAANLGRYRSGYEFGMLGLRLAEKYGDQSLKCKASLILSMFLNHWIRPLGESEHFDEEGQRAGMESGEFQFVGYLLFYGRTLRQFHHGENLVQLAPELDGYLAFTRKVKHHLSTDNLLGARQIVAVLAGEPSDVVSFDSDELDEAAYLAQCRENGSMAAICFYQTVKAFTLYLLGEPAAALPCIEQAGELLGYVKGGLTQAEHNFYHSLILAALSGQADDPPALWAQLEANQRQMLVWAEHAPANFLHKHLLVAAEMARLAGRPVEAMEFYDQAIEAAGSQGFMQYEALANELAARFWLGRGKPDFAVRYLNRARLGYRAWGVKRKEAALQQAYPQLIAELSYAPEATHITTEGPWTESVGALRYSQYVKLTGYNPGSQLDLAAVLKASQAISGEIVLEKLLDRLLRVVIENAGAQRGSLILRRNGCWLVAASISVSEVQAMLFLDTACAVEASTEVAAQIVQYVVRTQQSVVLRDAATEGMFTRDPYVLERRLKSVLCQPILHQGDLIGVLYLENGQAPGVFSPDRVELLGMLSSQVAISLQNALLYASLSTEIAEHTRAEEELRVAEAKYRDIFDNATEGIFRTRGDGQLLMANPSMARILGYDSPDELIRHCRERLSGHFVQTESMEELLRLIRRQDAIRNFEFRGRRTDASEVELSLSAHAIRDASGAVQYYEGMLQDISERKRLEAQLHHQATHDALTSLPNRNVLLERLSQAIAYAKRHGEQCAVCFIDLDRFKWINDSFGHDVGDELLKIVAQRMSACLRESDMIARIGGDEFILLLQKLGDAASVSHIVERVAACLTEPLLLAGRSLTITCSMGYSVYPTDGKSATELLRFADMAMFHAKERGRNNAQPYRQELSQRISEKVKMEAELRHAIDRQQLVLHYQPQIDLQTGAVVGVEALLRWEHPEQGLILPSRFIPLAEETRLIEPIGEWVIRQACWQGKAWQEAGLPPIPMSVNLSVVQLQGLGLEKMVAQSLADSGLDPHCLELELTESASMSDPEKNIRLMHRLKELGIGLSIDDFGIAYSNMYYLKSFPVDKLKLDGSFVREITSDVRNLAIVDAITVMAHRLGLKVIAEMAETAEQVALLKSHDCDQIQGHYFSPALPADACAQLLRAGPMRLPEAGVSVESG, from the coding sequence ATGCTTGCCATTCCTGGCCTCAGGATTCACGAAAAGCTGTATGACAGCCCGAGCACCCTCGTCTATCGTGCCCGCCGGGAAGAGGATGGCAGTCCCGTCATCTTGAAAATCCTGAAGGAGGATTTTCCCCATCCGGCGGAAATCACTCGCTACAAGCGGGAGTATGAGATCACCCACCGCCTCGACCTGAAGCAGGTGATCCATTCGTACCAGCTCGAGTACCTGCGGAATACGCCGCTCATTGTGCTCGAGGACATCGGCGGAATCTCGTTGCAGCAGCTGATGGCGTCCCGCGACCTGCCATTGAATGAGCGTCTGGAACTGGCCATCGCCATCGCCGAAGGCCTGGCCGAAATCCATGCGGCGCATATCATCCACAAGGACATTTCGCCGTTCAACATCGTCGTCAACCCCGAGACCGGCGAGCTCAAGATCATCGATTTCGGCATCTCCTCGGTGCTGTCGCGGGAAAACCCGTCGTTGCGCAATCCGGAGGTATTGGAGGGTACCCTGGCCTATCTCTCCCCGGAGCAGACCGGGCGCATGAATCGGGCGGTCGATTTCCGCAGCGACTTCTATTCCTTCGGGGCGACGCTGTACGAACTCTTCACCGGCGAGCCGCCCTTTACCGGCAGTGACCCCCTTGAGCTGGTCCACCGCCACCTGACCCAGGCTCCCGTACCGATGCATGAGCTCGATGCGCGGATTCCCCCGGCGCTGTCGGCCATCGTGGCCAAGCTGCTGGCCAAGACCGCGGAGGAGCGCTACCAGAGCGCCTGGGGGATCAAGGCCGATCTGGAAACCTGCCTCGACGAATGGCGCCGCCATGGCCGGATCGAGTCGTTTCCGTTGGCGCGGCAGGATGTTCCCAGCCATTTCCAGCTGCCGCAAAAGCTATACGGCCGCGAGCAGGAGGTCGCCCTGCTGCTGGAGGCGTTCGAGGGCGTCAGCAAGGGGGCGCGGCAACTGGTGCTGGTCGGCGGCTATTCGGGCATCGGCAAGACCTGCCTGGTGCGGGAGCTGTTCAAGCCGCTGACCAAGTCGCGTGGTTACCTGATCAGCGGCAAGTTCGACCAGTTCCAGCGCAACATTCCTTACAGCGCCCTGGTGAACGCCTGTCAGGAACTGGTCAGGCAACTGCTGACCGAGAACGAGGCCCGGCTCCAGCACTGGCGGGCCGAGCTGGCGGCGGCGCTGGGGCGCAACGGCCAGCTCATTGTCGACGTGATACCCGAGGCCGGCCTGATTCTCGGTCCCCAGCCCGCCGTGCCGGAGCTGCCGCCCCGTGAGGCGCGCAACCGGTTCAACCTGGTGTTCCAGGCGTTCATCCGGGTGTTCTATCGGGAGGAGCATCCGCTGGTGATCTTTCTGGACGACCTGCAGTGGGCCGACGCGGCGACCCTCAGTCTGCTGGAGGCGCTGCTGGGCGACGAGGGCGCGCGTTATCTGCTGCTGATCGGCGCCTATCGCGACAATGAGGTCGGCTCAGGCCATCCGCTGGCGCTGGCGCTCAACAGCCTGGGCCGGCAGGGAGCCCCGATCCGCCACATCATGTTGTCGCCGATGACGCTGGCCCACACCACGCGGCTCGTCGCCGACACGCTGTATCGCGATGAGGCGAGCGTGCTGCCGCTCGCCCGTCTGGTACAGGGCAAGACCGGCGGCAATCCCTTCTTCCTCGGCCAGTTCCTCACCATGCTGTACCAGGAAGGACTGATCCGTTTCGGTGTCGGCGATGGCGAGAGCAGTCGACCATGCTGGCAGTGGGACATGGAGCGCATCGCCGAGGCCAACTTCACCGACAACGTCGTCGACCTGATGATCGGCAAGCTCAGGAAGCTGCCGGTGCCGACCATCGAGGTGCTGCGCCTGGCCGCCTGCCTGGGGGACCACTTCGATCTCCCCTCGCTGGCGATCATCTCGGAGCAGGCGGTGCTGCCGACGTATCAGCAGCTGTTCCCGGCGATTGCGGAGGGCATGGTGCTGCCGGCCTCGAGCCTGGAGCTGCTGGAGGCTGGGCGGGCCGATGCGCCGCTGATCCATTTTCATTGCCGGTTTCTGCACGACCGGGTCCAGCAGGCCGCCTACGCCCTGATCGAGGAGGAACTGCGGCCCGTCCTGCACCTCAAGATCGGACGCTTGCTGCTGGCCAGCGCCGGCGAGATGGAACTGGCCCAGAAGTTGTTCGAGCTGGTCGATCACCTGAATCTGGGAAGGGCGCTGATCACCTCGTCCGAGGAGAGGATCGAACTGGCCCGGCTCAACCTGGAAGCGGCGCGCAAGGCGCGGCTCTCGGCGGCCTACGACGCCGCCCGGAGCTATCTGCAGCTCGCCATGAGCGTTTTCAGCGGCGATTGGGAGCGTCACTATGCGCTGACCCTGGCGTTGCACAAGGAGAGCGCCGAGGCCGAGTACCTGAACGGCAACTATGAGCGGGCCGAGTGGCTGATCAACGAGGTGTGGGAGCAGGCGCAATTGCTGGACCGGGCCGGGGTGTACGCGCAGCTCGTGACCCAGCGCACCATGCTGGGCAAGAACGAGGACGCGATCATGGCCGCGGCCAAGGCGCTGCAGCTGTTGGGCATGGGGTTTCCCGCGGAGGACGACCTGGCCGGTGCCCTCGAGCGGGAGCTGGCCGACATCGAGCAGGGCTTGCAGGGGCGGCCGGTCGAGTCGTTGCTCGACCTGCCGGCGATGCAGGAGCCCACCATCCAGGTGGCGATGAAGGTGCTGATGACGGTGCACACCACGGTCTATTTCGCCAATCGCTATCAGCTGTATTGCTGGGTGCTGGCCAGGATGACCTCGCTGTCGATCCGTTACGGCAACGTGCCGGAGTCGGCCAAGGGCTACGCCAGCTTCGGCAATACCCTGGCGGCCAACCTGGGGCGTTACCGGAGCGGTTACGAGTTCGGCATGCTGGGTCTGCGCCTGGCCGAGAAATACGGCGATCAAAGCCTGAAGTGCAAGGCCAGCCTGATTCTCAGCATGTTTCTCAACCACTGGATCCGCCCGCTCGGCGAGAGCGAGCATTTCGACGAGGAAGGCCAGCGAGCCGGCATGGAGTCGGGCGAGTTCCAGTTCGTCGGCTACCTCCTGTTCTACGGACGGACGCTCCGGCAGTTCCATCATGGGGAGAACCTCGTTCAGCTCGCTCCCGAACTGGACGGGTACCTGGCGTTCACGCGCAAGGTCAAACATCATCTGTCGACCGACAACCTGCTGGGCGCCCGTCAGATCGTCGCCGTGCTGGCCGGGGAGCCGTCCGACGTGGTGTCGTTCGACAGCGACGAGCTGGATGAGGCGGCTTACCTTGCGCAGTGCCGTGAGAATGGCAGCATGGCCGCGATCTGCTTCTATCAGACGGTCAAGGCCTTCACGCTTTACCTGTTGGGCGAGCCCGCGGCGGCCCTGCCGTGCATCGAGCAGGCCGGGGAGCTGCTCGGCTACGTCAAAGGGGGGCTGACGCAGGCCGAGCACAATTTCTACCATTCGCTGATCCTGGCGGCTTTGTCCGGTCAGGCGGACGACCCGCCGGCACTGTGGGCGCAGCTGGAAGCCAATCAGCGCCAGATGCTGGTGTGGGCCGAGCATGCGCCGGCCAACTTCCTGCACAAGCATCTGCTGGTGGCCGCCGAGATGGCCCGTCTTGCCGGGCGGCCGGTCGAGGCCATGGAGTTCTACGATCAGGCCATCGAGGCTGCCGGTTCCCAGGGTTTCATGCAGTACGAGGCGTTGGCCAACGAACTGGCCGCCAGGTTCTGGCTGGGGCGCGGCAAGCCGGACTTTGCCGTGCGCTACCTGAACCGGGCTCGCCTCGGCTACCGGGCCTGGGGGGTGAAACGCAAGGAGGCGGCGTTGCAGCAGGCCTACCCGCAGCTGATTGCCGAACTGTCCTATGCCCCCGAGGCGACGCACATCACGACAGAAGGGCCATGGACGGAAAGCGTCGGCGCCTTGCGCTACAGCCAATATGTCAAGCTGACCGGCTATAATCCCGGCAGTCAGCTCGACCTGGCCGCCGTCTTGAAGGCGTCCCAGGCCATTTCCGGGGAGATCGTCCTCGAGAAGCTGCTGGACCGCCTCCTGCGGGTGGTGATAGAGAACGCCGGCGCGCAGCGCGGCAGTCTGATCTTGCGGCGGAATGGCTGTTGGCTGGTGGCGGCGTCCATCTCCGTCTCCGAGGTCCAGGCAATGCTGTTTCTCGATACGGCCTGCGCGGTCGAGGCCTCGACCGAGGTAGCGGCGCAGATCGTCCAATACGTCGTCCGGACCCAGCAGAGCGTGGTGCTGCGCGATGCGGCCACGGAAGGCATGTTTACCCGTGATCCGTATGTCCTGGAGAGGCGGCTCAAGTCGGTCCTGTGCCAGCCCATTCTGCATCAGGGGGACTTGATCGGGGTCCTGTACCTGGAGAACGGCCAGGCGCCCGGCGTGTTTTCTCCCGACCGCGTCGAACTGTTGGGGATGCTGTCCTCGCAGGTGGCGATCTCGCTTCAGAATGCCTTGCTCTATGCCAGTCTGAGCACCGAGATTGCCGAGCATACGCGGGCGGAAGAAGAGCTCAGGGTGGCCGAAGCCAAGTACCGTGACATCTTCGACAACGCCACCGAGGGGATTTTCCGTACCCGCGGCGACGGGCAGCTGCTGATGGCGAACCCTTCGATGGCCAGGATACTCGGCTATGACTCCCCGGACGAACTGATCCGGCATTGCCGCGAAAGGCTGAGCGGGCACTTCGTCCAGACCGAGTCGATGGAGGAGCTGCTGAGGCTGATCCGTCGCCAGGATGCCATACGCAATTTCGAATTCCGCGGCCGCCGCACCGATGCCTCCGAAGTCGAACTCTCGCTCAGCGCCCATGCGATCCGCGATGCCAGCGGCGCGGTGCAGTACTACGAGGGCATGCTGCAGGACATCTCCGAGCGCAAGCGGCTCGAAGCCCAGCTGCACCACCAGGCCACCCACGATGCCTTGACCAGCCTGCCCAACCGGAATGTCCTGCTGGAGCGGCTGTCGCAAGCCATCGCGTATGCAAAGCGTCATGGCGAACAGTGCGCGGTGTGCTTCATCGACCTGGACCGTTTCAAGTGGATCAACGACAGCTTCGGCCACGATGTCGGCGACGAGCTGCTGAAAATCGTGGCGCAGCGCATGTCGGCCTGCCTGCGTGAGTCGGATATGATCGCGCGCATCGGCGGCGACGAATTCATCCTCCTGTTGCAGAAACTCGGCGATGCGGCGAGCGTGTCGCACATCGTTGAGCGGGTGGCGGCGTGCCTTACCGAACCGCTGCTGCTGGCCGGCCGCTCTCTCACCATTACCTGCAGCATGGGGTATAGCGTTTACCCGACCGACGGCAAGAGCGCGACCGAACTGCTGCGCTTCGCCGACATGGCGATGTTCCATGCCAAGGAGCGGGGACGCAACAACGCCCAGCCCTACCGCCAGGAGCTGAGCCAGCGGATCAGCGAAAAGGTGAAGATGGAGGCCGAGCTGCGTCACGCCATCGACCGCCAGCAGCTCGTTCTGCACTACCAGCCGCAGATCGATCTGCAGACGGGCGCGGTGGTCGGGGTGGAGGCCCTGTTGCGCTGGGAGCATCCCGAACAGGGATTGATCCTGCCATCCCGTTTCATCCCGCTGGCCGAGGAAACCCGCCTGATCGAACCGATCGGCGAGTGGGTCATCCGTCAGGCCTGCTGGCAGGGCAAAGCCTGGCAGGAAGCCGGGCTGCCGCCCATCCCGATGTCGGTCAACCTGTCCGTGGTGCAGTTGCAGGGGCTGGGACTGGAGAAGATGGTGGCGCAATCGCTGGCGGACTCCGGGCTCGACCCGCACTGCCTGGAACTGGAACTGACCGAGAGCGCGTCGATGAGCGATCCGGAAAAGAACATCCGGTTGATGCACCGCCTGAAAGAGCTGGGCATCGGTTTGTCGATCGACGATTTCGGCATCGCGTATTCCAATATGTACTATTTGAAGAGTTTCCCCGTGGACAAGCTGAAGCTCGACGGTTCGTTCGTCCGGGAAATCACCAGCGATGTGCGCAATCTGGCGATCGTCGACGCCATTACCGTGATGGCGCACCGGCTGGGGCTGAAGGTGATCGCCGAAATGGCCGAGACGGCAGAGCAGGTGGCGCTGCTAAAATCGCACGATTGCGATCAGATCCAGGGGCATTACTTCAGCCCGGCATTACCTGCCGACGCCTGCGCCCAATTGCTGCGGGCCGGACCGATGCGGCTGCCGGAGGCGGGGGTGTCTGTCGAGAGCGGGTAA
- the hpnC gene encoding squalene synthase HpnC, which yields MSVDHYENFPVGSILLPRRLRRAVHAIYRFARYADDVADEGERAPQERLDELAALRAELDVIRDGGEPSMPLMRALAEAIRVHGLPLPPFYDLLSAFSQDVVKGRYESFAEVVDYCRRSANPVGRLMLALYGETDPRSLAMSDGICTALQLINFLQDVAIDWRKDRVYLPQEDLRRFRVSEAQIAAGDTGGRWTPLMLKQIERARKMLQAGAPLGKKLKGRIGLELRLIVMGGERILQKLHASGGDVFRQRPVLTRRDWAYMLWRAIRAN from the coding sequence ATGTCGGTCGATCACTACGAAAACTTTCCGGTCGGGTCGATTCTGCTGCCGCGGCGCTTGCGCCGCGCGGTGCACGCCATCTACCGCTTCGCCCGCTACGCCGACGACGTGGCCGACGAAGGGGAGCGTGCGCCGCAAGAGCGGCTGGACGAACTGGCGGCGCTGCGCGCCGAACTGGACGTGATCCGCGACGGCGGAGAGCCTTCGATGCCGCTGATGCGCGCCTTGGCCGAGGCCATCCGCGTGCATGGCCTGCCGTTGCCGCCGTTCTACGACCTGCTGTCGGCCTTCAGCCAGGACGTGGTCAAGGGGCGCTACGAAAGCTTTGCCGAAGTGGTGGACTATTGCCGGCGCTCGGCCAACCCGGTGGGGCGGCTGATGCTGGCGTTGTACGGGGAAACTGATCCCCGCAGCCTGGCGATGTCCGACGGCATCTGCACCGCGCTGCAGCTGATCAATTTCCTGCAGGACGTGGCGATCGACTGGCGCAAGGACCGCGTCTACCTGCCGCAGGAGGATCTGCGGCGTTTCCGGGTGAGCGAGGCGCAGATCGCCGCCGGGGACACGGGAGGGCGGTGGACGCCGCTGATGCTCAAGCAGATCGAGCGCGCGCGCAAGATGCTGCAGGCTGGTGCGCCGCTGGGCAAGAAGCTCAAGGGGCGTATCGGGCTGGAGCTGCGCCTGATCGTCATGGGCGGCGAGCGCATCTTGCAGAAGCTGCACGCCTCGGGCGGCGACGTGTTCCGGCAGCGTCCGGTGCTGACCCGGCGCGACTGGGCCTATATGCTGTGGCGCGCCATCCGGGCCAACTAG
- a CDS encoding phosphoribosyltransferase, with translation MRFSDREQAATRLASQLAGYRGQNPLILAIPRGAVPMADVIAEALEGELDVVLVRKLGAPFQPELAIGAIDESGWTYISEVARLAGASADYIEREKETQLELLRQRRQRYTGIAPSADPAGRVVIVVDDGLATGATMITALRAIRMKHPKKLVCAVPVAPPDTLEQVSAYADEMVCLEAPLNFGAVGQFYEHFPQVSDEEVIEILENRGPRKDG, from the coding sequence ATGCGGTTTAGTGATCGAGAGCAGGCAGCGACACGGCTCGCCTCGCAACTGGCCGGCTACCGCGGCCAGAACCCTTTAATCCTGGCCATTCCTCGAGGAGCCGTCCCGATGGCCGACGTGATTGCCGAGGCGTTGGAGGGCGAACTGGACGTGGTGCTGGTGCGCAAACTGGGCGCGCCGTTCCAGCCCGAGCTAGCGATCGGCGCGATCGACGAGTCCGGCTGGACCTACATTTCCGAGGTCGCCAGGCTGGCCGGAGCCTCCGCCGACTACATCGAACGGGAAAAAGAGACCCAGCTCGAACTGTTGCGCCAGCGCCGCCAGCGCTATACCGGCATCGCCCCCTCGGCCGACCCGGCCGGGCGGGTGGTGATCGTCGTCGATGATGGCTTGGCCACCGGCGCGACCATGATCACCGCACTGCGTGCGATTCGCATGAAACACCCCAAGAAGCTGGTCTGCGCAGTACCCGTGGCGCCACCGGACACCCTGGAACAGGTCTCTGCCTATGCCGACGAGATGGTATGCCTGGAGGCGCCGCTCAACTTCGGCGCAGTCGGGCAGTTTTACGAGCACTTCCCTCAGGTCAGCGACGAGGAGGTGATCGAGATACTGGAGAACCGGGGGCCACGGAAGGACGGCTGA